Genomic segment of Dromiciops gliroides isolate mDroGli1 chromosome 3, mDroGli1.pri, whole genome shotgun sequence:
TTAACATAGCTAACAAAGATGTTCTCTGTCCTGATATACCCTCACCTTTATCAGGTGATGATGCTTCTTTGATTTACAGAACCAACCAAATAATTGAAAAGCATAAACTAGAGGCAAACAACCTACCTAATCAAGTTGGTAGTGACTGAAATGCTTTGAGTTATTGGATAAGTCTCATGACAGAAATGTGTtgggattggttgaaagaatttGATACATGTCTTTAAGAGATTCTAAAAGCACACTCTAGCAACTTCTTTGAGTTGTTTTGGGAATGCTTTGAGGAGCCACACCCTTGCATATACTACCAGAATTCAATGGAGTGGAGTTGGGGGGAAGTGAAACCAGAGAGAATGTTGAATATAGTAATTAATGATTCATCATTGCTGTGCTTCAGACTTAAATCTTGAAATAGTGGTATTTATTGGGAAAGTGCTAATGTCTCTGTTATTCACACTTAAGGGTAAAACTATCTGTTTGGTCCCCAGGTCTCAGTCTGGCTATCACTGTGCAGGTGCTCACAGCTGACCAAAACCATCTGCCTAAAGACGCACCCTCAGGAATGCTGCTCTAGCAAATACAAACCTAAAAAATactggtgcagtggatggagccctggcccttgagtcaggccttgaattcaaatttggcttcagacactagcggtgtgaccctaggaaagccacttgactctgcctcagtttcctcatctataaaatgaactggagaaggaagtggcaaaccactccagtatatttgccaagaaaaccccaaatggagtcacgaaagagtcagacacgactgaaaacgtCTCAACGACAACACAACAAAAATGTTGCAGAGCAGCCAGAATTCCAGAGCATTGTGGCTGTAAGTGACAGAGCAGGAAGGACAGACAACACGGCAGCCGGGGCTCAGTTTGAAGATTTATTTCATTTGCTAACATTCATTCCTGACCTAGACAAAAACAATTagaagattatttttttgttgttgttgttgaaccaTTTTCTCATACAAATAACCAAACAATTCCTTCTCAATGAACacaacttattctttttttcttttttttttgttaagaagctataaataaataaaagctttaaATGTTACTGGGCTCAAGTTAAACTGAAAATGTCACAGACTCATTGCTCAGAAAACCCTGGCTTTCCTTTTTCTTAGCTCCAGGGAAACAGCTGGGTCTTCTGGGCCTAGGTTGGGGCTGGGCCAAGGACTGATTTTTTTAACTTACTGGATTTTTGAATTTGCCCTCTCAGCAACACCCCCTCCCCACGAGTTCCCTGGCAGATAAAGTCATCAAAAAGGGGAACTGTAAGGGGGAACTCCCCTTCCCTGTTGGATCATCCCTTACATTTCCAAGATGATGCTGAAATGAAAGGAAGTACAAGTGATGCCTTTAATCAAAAGCCAACGGCATGAACCGAAAATTCGAGTACGGTCATTGGCAGCTGCGGATTTGCTCTGCCTCACGGGCACCCGAAGTGTTGGTGATGGAAAGAAtaagagacctttttttttttttaaatttccaaatacaaacaaaaaaaaaaacaaccagaaaaaTCATCACTTCAAGGGGAATTGgggcaattaaaaataagttaaaacatatttcaatatgtacaaaacaaatCCCATGCTCCCAGCACTATTCTCAAAGAAGATCAGCCTTTCAGAGTACAGGTCTCTCGATTCAGTCCTTCGTGGGAGTGCCAGGCTTGGTGTAAAGGGAACTGCAAGAGAGGAATGCGGCTGCATCCTTCCACATCGTGCTCTGGCCAGTGTGCCTGGCAAATGAAAAGTCCTTCCTGAATGTGGGAGTAACACCAAGTGAAATATGAGCGGGCCTTACAGCCCACACTAATCTTGGTGAGAGATTCTGTCACTCTTCCAAACCACAGCTGATCATTTTGATTAGAGAAGTTCTCcattaagattttcaaagctaAACCACTCACTACTGGGTTGCCATTTAAGAGGGCCAACTCTACTCAATTCACCCACAGAACCACCTTAATTCCTTGCATATGACATGCACCCCCAAGCACATAATCTGCATCCCCCAGGCGTGTAGCCAGCACCCACCCAATCATCTCTATGTGATGTACCCAGTTTATGATGTGCATTTTTAATCAGGTTGGCAGAAGTAGGCCAGGAAGGCAAGTCTCCCAATGAGCTGACTCCCTCTGCCATGGCATACAAACTAGCAACTCATCCCATCTGGTGCTTGATTCCTCTTCAGTCCCCTGTGTATAAGGAAATGAAGCCCTGATACCAGGACATGCTGTCCTAAAGCAAGAAATCAAacgggggggggggccggggaaAGGTCCCCCCTTCTTtgcagtgatttaaaaaaacccagataTGCTAGTGAGAGGCCAACAAAGGTCCTTACTAATACCCCCTTGAGACAGAAGCTTGaacccagtttcttcctctcaggAACCCTCTTGGTAAGGTTCTGTTTCTgactcactatgtgaccctggcccagTCATTTAAACTTTTCTAGGCCTCCCTCAATTGCATCacctatcaaaagaagataaaaatatcgACTTCACAGGAGTGTCATGAGGATCACTTAATAGACATGAAAGCACCTGGAATAGCTAAATATAGCTACAGTATTTTTATTCCACTCCACAGATTGTTGTTATAACCCATTCTGGAAACTCTGCCACGCTTTCAGGAAACAAGGGGTGAAGAGCAGTCTGCTCAGCACATACCTAGAGAGCAAATAAAGCCTTGTTTAGTGTTGGGAGGCTCTTGCAAGGTGAGTGGTTGGGCTGCTGGTGCCACTGGGAGGGCATTTCTGGATCATCCGGTTGAAAGATTGGAACATCGGATGACTGATACTGCTAGAAAATGGAGGTGGTGTTTCAGGCTGAGGGGGGTACAAGGACAGCCACTTGGGTTAACTTCAGATTGGAACGGATTGTCTAATCAATCCCCCAGTGTTTATGGGCTGGTTTTGGATTCTGACACTGGGTCATAGAACTGGGGGATTATTCAGTGAGACCATCCTGGAATACCCCAGGACTGAGAATGTCTTCTCTTTCCAATGCTTTGCTTTACAGTGTGAGCAGAGGGGGTACTGGGAAAGGAAAtctgaggagagggagataaaaggaagttgaagaaTTGCtataggaggaaagaagagggggggGCGCCGGGGAAAggtgggaaaagagggaaaacgACAGAGAGGGAAACAACGGCAAATGGAGATCTggaaataaattggagaatgagggagaagaaagaaaggaaagaggaagaggagaggagagggtgaaAGGAAGCAAGAAggatgaaggaataaaaaaaaaggtacaggggagggtaaatagagaggaggaagatCTGGGTAGTAACGCTGTCTTGGGGGCTTGGCCAGTGGGGTGGGGATAACTCTGAAAAGGTTTAATGGATGGGAAAAGTGGCTCTAAAATAGTATTCATCAGAAAGCAAAGACACGCACCGGGGGCCAACAGATCACACCAGAATCTGTAAGGGAAGAGCTCAACAAATGTTCACTGGAGGATTGCCCTTTAAAACAGGCAGAGAGATTTTAAGAGGCTGAGACTAAAACCCTCTGGAGTTTCTGGTTAGTTGAACTTCTGAGCAACAAGTTAGCCCTAAAGCTCTTTTTGGTACCAACCTCTGTTGGTGAAGCACTTTCTAAAATACCAGAGTCCCCTCCTCTTCCTGCCTCACTCAGAGGTGTGTGGATGACTTAATGGAATCCTTCTTTCCTGACTGAGGGTCTCGTAGGGCCTCAAGAATATTGTCCTGAACATGCACTCTAATTGCTTGATGTCGAGAGAGGAGGAGTAGGGGAATTGAGCTGAATTCAGAATGAGCTCATGATAGCCCACAGAAATGATTTTCTTGACTAAGTCCTTTGCACCAGCATCTTTCCTCGTGGCTTGCATTTCTTTCATCTAAAGTCGAACGGCAGCCAttgccctttccttcctccccatcccacaAAAGAATTCTGGTTAATTGAGGGTCCTATATCTGAGTTGTAGTTAACTGaggttttataaaattttttatttttgtgaactGAGGTTTTGTTCCATTTATCTACGGAGGCCATAAGACAAATCAGCCACATGAAAATAACTGGAGTTTGAGGCTTGGGGTGGAGTTTTTGATCCTTTAGCAAATCTCCAAACATGAGGGAAGTTAAGGAGGGTGTCCACAAGGTCTTTTCCAGAATGTTCTGCACACTCAGGGGATGCTTCCATCCTGTGCAGGATACTTGCCCTGTTCCTGCTCTGTTCCATCCATTCAGGCAGCGACATCTCCAGGGGCCAACTGGTTCCACGTAATTGGTGCTGGACGGAGATTGCATTCAGGCCAGTCAGGCACCCTCTGACGGTGCCCTCCGAAGCTACAGATTCCGGGGGTAAAGGCAGTGACGCCAAAGCAGGACCACGGTACTAGCTGGCCTTGGAGGGGTGAGAGCTGCTGGCTAAAAGTACCTCAGAGGGCCTGACTTCCAGGGCCCCTTTATTTCCTTTATCACAGGCATGCTCACAGCTTTGGAACATACAGCTGCCTTCCTCAAATCACAGTCTACCCTCCATAACAATTTAGTTCCAGGGGGTGATAAATAAAGTCTAATACTTAAGTGACgcgccctccccctcccccaaatcgtTTCCATGTCAATACATCAGAGCTGAGTAGAGCAGCAAAGAGAGAATGTGGAATAAGATAGCTGGAAATGGGCAGGAATCTCTTGCTGGTCCCCTACTGAGAGGCATCAATTCCAGTTAGAGATTCTCATATTAAGCAGGAGAATAAAACCTGACTcctccttgggggtggggggaggccaGCAGGACTCAAGCCCCAAAGACTCAACACtcgtcattttcctttttcccatggCTTTCCTGTTATGTTATTCCCTAACTAAGGAGGCTCTTTAGTCTTCGGGCAAGATTGGAAAGCTAGGGATGGTCTAATGGAGGGCAAGTGCAGGGAAAAAAACTTCTTAAGGTAATTCAAAAGAAGTAACTGTTTTCCTGAATAAAGGTACCTGCCCTCATAAATATTCAGATGCTCACAGGTAATAAAGGCAACAGTGATGGTTTCTGTCTGGGACCAGATAGTCTCTTCAGGTTCTTGAGTGAGGTGGTCCCCATGTTCTATGGGAAGAATGTGCCTGATGtattaaaacaaaccaaaacaaaacaccagcgTTCGGACCTTTTTAAAGGATGTATGGATTGTacctagagaaaggaagggatgatgtatgtgtgtgtgtatgtgtatgtgtatgtatgtacctgCGCACGAGcgctcacacacatgcacatacacacagacacacatttaTACCGCCAGTTCTACATGGAATCAGATTTGGTTTCTCTTTACTGTGCTCTGAAGATGACCTCTTAGTTGGTGAGCGAAGTGATCAGGGCCCGTTAGCATGGGGTGTATTCTAGATGACTTCAAAATCCCCTGTATTCCCCCTCATACGTGAAGCCCTCCCTTAGTTGTCTTACTTTTACTCTGTTTTCCTTTGTGGCTATATGAACCTGAGCACTGTTGCTTTCTGTGGTTAGATGATGTACTGATAGCCAAGCCATCCTGTCcccttgactttctttttcttttctaaaagctactacttccttctctcccattGGCCTGGAAGCTCAGGGCACAGATGCAAAGGAACATGACCCTCTTCTGAGCTTGGGGCACAAACCATTCATGCAGTCCTGGACCTTGGGCGTGGGGAGCTGACTCGGTGGTTCTGGGTTAAGTACGAGTTGTCTGTGAcccatttaaaattttcctttatttatttttaaagaatgtctGGCCTTGTAGAAACAGTAAAAAGCCAcacttccccactcccccccacccccctccctgtTGTGTATTTTTCAGACACATCTACCTTCTGTTAAACAGActtggggttttttaaataaagttttgtgGGTTTCTGTCACACAACCGTATGATTCCCCCCCTGCCCCGTGAGAATTCTTGGGTGCTGTGAAGTAGAAAAGGCTCCCCTGGGCTACCACTTCTCTATAATATGGCTCATGTAGTCTTCAGTGGGCAAGCGTCCCTGCTCCTCCGCCTCTTCCTTGGGAAGGGCCTCATTGGACCGGTGGAGAAGTCTTTCCTCTCGATTTTTAATCCTCTGCTCCATCCTCTCCAGTTGCCGCTTGTACTGGTACCGTTGCTGGAAGAGGTCCTTGGCATAGTCATAGAGCTGCACATCCAGGTCGTTGAGCTCCTCGATCCTCCGGATGGTCTCACTGTCGGCCTCCACGCCACCGGCCCGCGTGCTGTTGTACTGCATGAAGGGCCGGATGAACTTCAGGTTGAAAGTCCTTTCGAACAGGTACTGGGTCTTCCTCTGGAACTCCGTCAGGCCGAAGAAGGCCATGTCCCGGAGGTTCTTCTTGGCGCTCTCCAAGAGGACCTGCGCCCGCTTGTTCTCGGGAATGAAGGACATGTTGTAGCAGCCTACCAGGCTCAGGTCGGCCAGCATCCTCACCTGGCGGTTGTTGGCCAGGTTGTAGGGGCAGTCCATAAACTCCTGCAGGGTGCAGCCCGACCAGTCTGTGCCCTCATAACATGGGGGCAGCTCCTCAGGGGTGGGGGTCCGCCCGTCACACATGTGCAGCGAGGTCTTCCAGGTGGCCCCGCGCTGAACGTGCCGCCACTCGCTGAGGTAGCGGGACACGGGGTCTCTCAGCAGCGTAATGTAGTAGAATTTTCTGAAACGAGACAAGAACAACAGAGGAGAAGAGTTGAGAACCAGTCAATCGATCAGCAAGCGTTTATTAAGCGCTAACTTACAAGATTGCAGTTAGGATAAAATAACACAATATgcgaaatgctttgcaaacttttaaatggtatgtaaatgctagctactattactAGTGTTATTTCTACTTCTATTATTAATACCACTACCACtcttactaccaccaccaccacttattgatttttttttgggggggggg
This window contains:
- the HS6ST1 gene encoding heparan-sulfate 6-O-sulfotransferase 1 translates to MKRAGRTMVERTSKFLLIVAGSVCFMLILYQYVGPGLSLGAPSGRALADDLDLFPTPDPHYVKKYYFPVRELERALTFDMKGDDVIVFLHIQKTGGTTFGRHLVQNVRLEVPCDCRPGQKKCTCYRPNRRETWLFSRFSTGWSCGLHADWTELTNCVPGVLDKRENAALKTPRKFYYITLLRDPVSRYLSEWRHVQRGATWKTSLHMCDGRTPTPEELPPCYEGTDWSGCTLQEFMDCPYNLANNRQVRMLADLSLVGCYNMSFIPENKRAQVLLESAKKNLRDMAFFGLTEFQRKTQYLFERTFNLKFIRPFMQYNSTRAGGVEADSETIRRIEELNDLDVQLYDYAKDLFQQRYQYKRQLERMEQRIKNREERLLHRSNEALPKEEAEEQGRLPTEDYMSHIIEKW